TGCTTGTAGACTGCCTGCGCAAGGGCAATGCGCTGCGCCTGCCCACCGGACAACATCGTGCCGCCCTGCCCGATTGTGGTGTCGTAACCTTCGGGCAAGGCAAGCACCATGTCGTGCACGCCCGCCAGTTGCGCAGCGGCAATCACATCATAATCCTGGGCTTCCGCATCAAAGCGGGAGACATTTTGCCGGATGGTGCCGTTGATAAGGCAGACATCCTGCGGCAGATAGCCAATATGCCTCCCAAGCGCTTCCTGATCCCACAGGCTAAAGCCGGCACCATCCAGGGTGACCGAGCCGCGATCCGGCAACCAGATGCCAGTCAAGAGGCGCGCAAGACTGGATTTGCCTGCGGTACTCGGCCCGATCACCCCGAGGCCGTCACCGGGCCTCAGCTTGAAGTTGATGTCCTGCAAAATGGGCGGTCTGTTGTTTGCCCCAGCCTGTTCGGCCTCGGGCATGAGCTTGATCAGCCCGCTGACGTCGACGGTTCCCTCAGGCTCCGGCAGTTGGGTACGCGTCTCTTCGAGGCCGATATCGCCGATCGCTTTTTTCAAACGTGAAAACGCCAGCCGTGCGCGCACAAAACCCTTCCATTGACCGATGGCCTGATCGACCGGTGCAAGGGCGCGACCGGCAATGATCGATGCTGCCACAATGGCGCCGGCGGAAATCTGCTGATGGATGGCAAGGTAGGCGCCCAATGCCAGGATCGAGGATTGCAAAAGCAATCTGAAGGCCCGCGAGGACGCCGAGACCATTTCGGCGGTGCCCGTCGCCCTTTGCGTGTGCGCCAGGGCAAGGCGACGGATTTCACCCCATTTGTCCGTCATGCGCCCCGCCATGCCCATGGCGACCAGCGGCTCCGAATTGTCGTGAACCTGCTGACCGATCAGGCTGGCGGAAAACTCGTGCCCAGCGCCCTCGCGAATGGCACCGCGCGTCGCAAACTCATTGATCAGGGCCAGGGTGATCACGATCAACGCACCGGCCAGAGCCAGGAACCCCAGCCACTGATGCAGCAAGAAAACCAATGCGAGGTAAAACGGCACCCAGGGCAAATCCAGCAGCGCGACCGGCCCGTTGCTTCCGACAAACTGACGCACGGCGCTCAAATCCTGCTCGGGACGAGAGGATAAACGACCGGCTGCAAGACCCTGATATATCAATGTTTTTTGCGCCAGCGGCATCAACTCAAGATCAAAGCGATGGGCGGCGCGTGACAAAAGCCGCACGCGAATGAAGTCGAAGACCGCCATGAACGCATAGAGCACGCCAACCAGCACAACCAGCGCCACGAGCGTCGGCACCGAACGGCTGGACAGGACCCGGTCGTAAATCTGCAGCATGAAGAGCGGGCCGGTCAGCATGAGAATGTTCACGGCTGCGCTGAACAGGCCGACACCAATGAATGACGAACGCAGGCGCCGCGTCGCTAGCTGAAACTGGCTGTCTTTGATGCTCATTGGCGCGTACTCCGAAATGCCACGTTCTCACCCCGCATCAGAAGAAGCTGAACGCGTCGCCGTCCAGCGCGGAAAGCCTGGTGTGGTTGAGCACGAGCAGATCGCCATTACCGAAATCAAACACCGTGTGACGGCCAACCTGGCTGGCATGGGCCAACAGGGCATCAAAGCTGTCGACGCCGTCGACATCGATGGTGATCCTGTCGCCACCGGATGAGAACCAGCGTCGGCCGGTGTCGAAGTCGGCAATAATGTCGATACCCGCGCCGGAGGCGTAATTGAACGTGTCGCGCCCGGCTCCACCGATGAGGAAGTCCCGTCCGGCGCCGCCCGTGATGTCGTCATTGCCAAAGCCACCGAAGATCAGATCGTTGCCATCGCCCCCGGCCAGTTCGTCGGAGCGGAAACCGCCTATGATGAGGTCGTTGCCGTCGCCGCCATAGATCTGGTTTTGCGCAAAGAGACTACCCAGCAGGACGTCATTGCCATCGGTGCCCTGCCGCCAGCCCTCATAGGGATCGGTGGCCGTGCCGATGACATTGATCTGAATTTCGCCCTCACTGGTTTCGGTTCCGTCGAAAACTTCATAGGTGAGCGTTTCAACGCCATCAAAATCAGCGGCCGGCGTATATATGATCGTTCCGTCGCTCGCCACCTGCAGGGAGCCGTTTTCGGCGCCGGTGACGGAAACCACGCTGAGCGCGTCACCATCGGCGTCCGTATCATTGGCAAGGATATCGGCGGTTGAGAACACAAGGCTCGCACCGGCATCCACCTCGAAACCTGTATCCGTGTTTGCAACGGGTGCATCATTGACCGGCGTGATTTCGAGCGAGAAGGCACTGCGGGCTTCCAACTCGCCATCACTGGCAATGACTACGACGTCCAGATTTCCGTTGAAGTTGAGCGGCGGTTGGCCGGAGAACGTGCCGGTTGAGGCTTCAAAGCCCAGCCAGCCTGGAAGTGCTTCACCATTTGCAAGCTCGACGCTCAGGGCCAGCGTATCGCCGTCCACATCGTCGAAGGCATCCGCCGGGAGAGTGAAGCTTACAGCCGTATCTTCATCGAAGGACTGATCGGCCAGTTCCTGCCCCGTGACCGGCTTGTCGTTGACCGGGGTGATGTCGAGCGTGAAGTCGTCGCTGACCGCATGTTCTCCGTCAAATGCGGTGACACGCACATCGACCGGGCCGTTGAAATCCTTTGGCGGGAGGCCGGAAAACGTTCCGGTTTCCGCATCGAAATCGAGCCAATCGGGCAAATCGGACGCATCGGTCAGCGTTGCCGAAAGCGCCAGTTCAGTACCCTCGATATCCGCAAAAGCGTCGGGCGGAATTGAAAACTCAAGAGGTGTGTCCTCGGCCGAGGAGACATCGGCCAGCGGCGCCTCAAGCGTGGGGGCATCATTGACCAGATCAATGGTGATTTCGACGGTCGCCGTGTCCGTCAGCTGGCCGCCATCGGTTGCCAGCGTGACGCGATAGGTGAAGCTGTCCGTGCCGAAGAAGTTCGCATTGGGTGTATAGGTATAGCTTCCGTCGGTTTCCATCACCACATGGCCATTGGCCGGATCCGTCTCGACGGCGAAGGTCTTTGCATCGCCGCCGATCTCGGACACATTGTCCGCGACTGTGCCGGAAATCTCGGTATCCTCGTCGCCCCTTGCACCGTCTATCCCGGCGTTCAATCCTTCCGGCAAGGTAAAGCGCGCGAGCTGCTCAAGGACGGGCGGCTCGACGTCTCCGATGAGGTCGGGATTGCCCCAAAGGGTCAACACGCCGTCCTCATCCCTGGTGATCGACAGGCGGTCCGTCGCCATCGTGCCGTCATCGTTGATGTAGGCGGGGATGGAGATGGCGATCCGGTCGCCATCATAGGGATTGAAATCCTCCAGCACGGTGTCCGTGCCGGCCGCGCCGATCACAAAGAGGTCCGCATCAGCGCCACCCTGCATGGCGGCGGCACCAAGAGCGATGATTGCGTCCTCGCCAGCGCCGCCGGACGCGGCGGCGCCCTGCGTTTGAACGACATCGTCACCGCCCTCGCCTGCAACCTCCGTGTTGGCTTCACTCGCCTGCAAATCGTTATCGTTCGGCGATCCGTTCAGCAGTGGGTCAGGACCGGTGGTCGGCTTATAGGAGATGGCGACATTGCCTTCAGGGGTGTTAACGGCTTCGAACGTGCCCAGATAGGCGCCGTTGAGCACGATCGTGCTGACCTCTGTGCCGGTGCTGATTTCCAGCATCGTGTTGCCGACAAAGGCCGACCGGAGCTCTTCCACGGTCACACCGCCAAAGAGGCCTGCAACGGACGGGATTTCCGTCAACGCCGCGACAGAAATCACCGGCGGCTTTTCCGTGCGGATGCGGCTTGTGGTGATTGTGATGTCGTCGGCAGACAGGCCTTCCACAATCAGCGTGTCGTCGGGATCGAAATCGTAAATCTGGTCGCCGTCCAGATTTATCAGTGTTCCCTGAACGCTGTCCGCGCCGGCACCGAGGAAAAACTCTTCATTGCTTTCCCGAGCCGCAACGTCATCGGCGTCATTCGTTCCGAGCCGCAGGGCAGGCGCTTCAGGTGACGTCAGTTCGATAAAGACAGCAGCGCGCGAGGTCGTGCCGTCATTATCCTGCACTTCGTAGTAGAACACATCGGTCTGGCCGAACAGGGCAGGATCGGTCGGCGCCGTATAGATGAACGCACCATCGGCAACGGACCATTCAACGCTCCCCAAGAGCCCGGGCGCTGCGTTGGGGTCCAAGGTCTGTTGCGGATCAAGCGCCTGTGGCAAGCCGTCCGGCCCGAGTACGTAGCTGACATCGCCGTCGCCATCGGTATCGTTGGTAATTGCGTCGATCAGGATGCGCTGCCCCGGCGCTGTGATGATCGCATTGTCGTCCACCGCTTCGGGCGGCTCGTTGACATCAAGATAGACTGTTCGGGTTTCGGACCGCAGGCCGGCTTCGTCCGCGACAGAATAGGAGAACTGAGTCGGTCCGCTGCCGACACCGGTTATCGTCGCGGTGCCGTCCGGTGAGACGGCAATGGTTGCAACAAGCGGATCGGGCGCATTTTCGATGACCACCGAAGCCGGGTCGACATTTCCGTCGACATCGGTGACGTCGTCCAGAAGGTTCAGTTCCAGGTCACTGGCGACATCCAGCGTTTCCGGCGCATCGGATGTTGGATCGTCGGTCGTGAATATGGGCGCGTCATTGATGCCGGTCACATCGATATCCCAGACCACCGATCCGGTTGTGCCATCCGGGGCGACCCAATCGATGGCGACGCTGTCCGAGCCCTCAAAATCAGCGGCCGGCGTATACTCGTAGCTATAGACCAGCGGCGAAGCAGACGCGGTAAGCTGGAAGGAGCCGCCCTGCGTCGTCACAATTGGTCCCAGATCGGCCGGCGCCAGGACCTTGTCCGCGATCAGTGCCAGATCAGCCGGATCAATCAGTTCGGGCGTGTTGTTGCGCAACGCTTCGGCCATATCGAGCGCTGTCTGAACGCCGAGGACCGCCGGATCGAGTTCGTCGAGATCAAAGAGGGTTACAAGACCCTCTACGGCTGTATCCTCGTCGGTCGCTAGGCTGTTTGCGCCGCCGGTCGCCGAGAGGTTGCGAACCTCGGGCGCATCCTCGCTTGGCGTGATCTCGATGCGCACGGGGATCGTCTCGGTGCTTCCCAACTGGTCGGCCACAACGACGTCGATCAGCGCGGTGACGCCGAAGATATCAGGGCTCGGCGTGAAGATGATGCCGTCGCCATAGATTTCGACGGTTCCGACTTCTGTCGTCGTGCCTTCGCCAAGGGCGGCGGATGCAGACAGGATTTCAACATCGCCGAAGCCGCCGCTGCGGCCGGATACGATATCGAGAGCGATGCTGGCGTCTTCAGCAACACTGACAGTGCCGTTGGGGGCAAGAGCGAAGTCTGCTGCGACAAATACCTCAACATGCGCTTCGTTCGAAC
This portion of the Hoeflea prorocentri genome encodes:
- a CDS encoding type I secretion system permease/ATPase translates to MSIKDSQFQLATRRLRSSFIGVGLFSAAVNILMLTGPLFMLQIYDRVLSSRSVPTLVALVVLVGVLYAFMAVFDFIRVRLLSRAAHRFDLELMPLAQKTLIYQGLAAGRLSSRPEQDLSAVRQFVGSNGPVALLDLPWVPFYLALVFLLHQWLGFLALAGALIVITLALINEFATRGAIREGAGHEFSASLIGQQVHDNSEPLVAMGMAGRMTDKWGEIRRLALAHTQRATGTAEMVSASSRAFRLLLQSSILALGAYLAIHQQISAGAIVAASIIAGRALAPVDQAIGQWKGFVRARLAFSRLKKAIGDIGLEETRTQLPEPEGTVDVSGLIKLMPEAEQAGANNRPPILQDINFKLRPGDGLGVIGPSTAGKSSLARLLTGIWLPDRGSVTLDGAGFSLWDQEALGRHIGYLPQDVCLINGTIRQNVSRFDAEAQDYDVIAAAQLAGVHDMVLALPEGYDTTIGQGGTMLSGGQAQRIALAQAVYKQPALVVLDEPNSNMDTEGDAALSDCIKALRASGSTVIVMAHRPSAIASVNKILMLKGGRQVDFGDKQEVLQRATRAVSSERVNPGADEVRVLKPHTKAAPAE